Below is a genomic region from Blochmannia endosymbiont of Camponotus modoc.
TTATCAATATTACAGCTTCACTATTTCTAGCTGCTTCTATTGGCATAATGTCAACTGTAATAGGAGTATTCTTCCAAATTTGTTCATTTACAATATTTTCTACTGTATTCATTTGTGTTGTCGTCATCGTTGCATGATGATAAAAATCAAACCGTAAGTATCGATCGTTTACCAAGGATCCTTTTTGCGTAACGTGAGATCCGAGAACTTGAGACAACGCAGCATGTAGCAAATGCGTAGCGGAGTGATTTAAAGAAATACATTTCCTTTTATGTTGATCTACTTGAGCGACTATTTCCTCCCCCACGCTAATAGTCCCTCTATTAACTATCCCTAAATGACCTATTGTTTGTCCATATTTTTTTGTATTAATAACCTGAAAAAATCCGGACATAGTATTTAATTGACCACAATCTCCAATTTGGCCCCCAGATTCTCCATAAAAAGGAGTATTATTCAGAATCACTATTCCTTCTTCTTTTGTATAAATTTTATTTATTGATTTATTGTTTTGGAACAATGCTATTACTCGGGATTTACAAATCAGTTGATCGTATCCAACAAATATGCTTGATATATTACAAAATGATAATTTTTCATAATTTATATCACATTTATTTAATTCTTTCGTATATTTTTTTTGTGTCAACATAGCTTGATCAAATCCTGCTTGATCTACGTGTATGCCACGTTTTAAACAGACGTCTTGAGTTAATTCCAATGGAAATCCATAAGTATCATATAAATTAAATGCTATTTCACCATTTAGACAATTTCCTTTTAATCGTATTAATTGTTTTTCCAATAATTCTAAACCTCTTTTTAAAGTATCTTGAAATAATTTTTCTTCACTAAGTAAAATTTCTGCTATAAAATCTTTCTTTTCATGTAAAGTATCGGCTATATGCTGCATATATTTAATAAGAGGAGAAACTAATTTGTAAAAAAAAATATCATTTACACCTAATCTTTTTCCATGAAGAATAGCTCTACGAATAATACGGCGTAATACATAACCACGTCCTTCATTAGCAGGAAGGACTCCGTCTTGGATTAAAAATGAACATGTACGAATATGATCAGCAATCACATACACAGATCTATTTATATAGATATCATTAATTTTCATGATTCGAGATATAGAAGATATTAATTTCCTAAATACATCAATAGAAAAATTACTATTTACTCCCTGCAATATTGAAGTAATACGTTCCAAACCCATTCCAGTATCTACTGATAACATAGGGAGCGATAAAAGATGACCACTTTCTTGACGATCAAACTGCATAAATACTAAATTCCAAATTTCAACATATCTTTCCCCAAATTCTTCTAAACTGCCAGGAGGCCCCCCTTGAAATCGATCACCACGATCATAAAATATTTCTGAACAAGGTCCACAAGGCCCGATATTTCCCATTTGCCAAAAATTATCAGAATCACAAAAATCATTTGTATTGTTACCAATTCTAACAATATGTTCATTAGGAATATCTATTTTCTTTGACCAAATATTATAAGATTCACCATCGCAATTATGCACTGTTACCCATAATTTATTTTTAGATAAATTGAACCAATTAACGTCAGTCAATAACTCCCAAGCAAACTGAATAGCCTCATTTTTAAAATAATCTCCAAAACTAAAATTACCTAACATCTCAAAAAATGTTAAATGTCTCTCAGTATATCCAACATTATTTAAATCATTATGTTTACCTCCAGCACGTACACAACGTTGCGCAGTAGCAACACGTTTAAATAATGGCTTATCAATTCCTAAAAATATATTTTTAAACTGATTCATACCGGAGTTAGTAAATAATAATGTTCGATCACTATTAGGAATCAAAGTACTGCTTGAAACAATTTCATGTCCTTTTTTTTTAAAAAAATTAAGAAATTCTTGACGAATATCATCAATATTTTTGTACATATAGATTCCATCATGGAATAAAATTCCATATATATAACTTGTATGACTATGTATTATAAACAATTTTCGAAAAGATAGAAATCAAAATCACAGAATATTATGTATATTTAAAATATATAAAAATTCATTTTTTACATAAACATCACTAATTATTACTAATAATACAATAATTTACTATTTTACAAATAAATTTCAAAAAAGTACAAAATTTAAAATTTTTATAAATAATTTTTTATGTTTATCTATAATAATGATAAGTATTTAAGTAAGGTATCAAACTATTTCCATAGATAATTTTAAAAAATGGATGTAATTTTTTTGGTTAATAATGTACGTTTGTGTTTATTAAATATTGTTTCTAACAACATTTCATTAGCATATGTATAGATATGTATTCCAATGTTATTTTGAAATAAATCAGAAGTATCAAAGTACATTAACACTTTTAATACAATATTCTTCAAATATCATTATCATTTTAAACATATTTTTTTTGCAACAACATGAACAAAATATAATGCAATTTTTCACAGTTACCATAACTTTATTGCCGTACTCAAATTGCGATAAATTTTATTGTTTTGATTAATGTCGTAGTCGCATAAAAACATTATTATGTAGCTCAATACTATATTTCATAAAATCAAACAAAGATGATCTTTCTTGCATGATTAACGTATATCAATAGATTTACATGTAATGTAGATACCTGAAAAATAACATATAAAATCATGCACATGTATTTTTACGTTAATAACTGACCAAAATTATTTAAACTAAAATATTTCAAATAATTATTTGATCAATTCAATCATAAAAAGTAATATTTATTTGTACAAATATAATATTTTCGTATATCCGAAATAAAATATTAATTTTTAATCAATTTAAATTACCTATGTTGGAGATAAAATAAAGGATCTACAGATTTTCCTTTATATCTGATTTCAAAATGTAATTTTACTTCATTAGTCCCGCTGTTACCCATGGTTGCGATCTTGTCGCCCATCTTAACTGTTTGCTGTTCATTAACCAAAATCATATCGTTGTGCGCATAAGCGCTAAGATAGTTATTATCATGCTTGAGAATAATCAAGTTACCGTATCCTTTCAATGTATTCCCAATATATACTACTTTTCCATTAGCGGTAGCCAAGATAGGCTGACCTAAAGCGCCGGATATATCAATTCCTTTATTACCTCTTTCAGAATCAGAAAAAGTATTAATAATAATACCATTTGTTGGCCAATACCAGTCCTTGATTGTTACTAAGTCTGACGTTGTTGAACTAGAAATCGTATTATAAGACATGTCCATATTAGAATAAGTATTGTTATACGTCCTAGAACAAAACAATTGTTTTTTAACAAAAAATAACATTTTTTTAAAAGCATGATTGCCGCTATTAAAAGGAATAAAAATTTCTTTTAAGAATTTTTCAAAATACAACCACATTGTATTACGATGTACTATTAAAACTTGATCTACTTTCAATACATTTGCATCTTTAATATTATTGATTTTTGCTAAATTTAAACAATTATTTCCCGTAATCCAAGCAATATAAAACAAAGTATCGCCCGATTTTACTGTATATGTAGACTTGCGATAAGAACTATAATTTGTATGATTGTACTTATGAATGGTAGCAACAGAAGGTATTTTCTGTGGATACCGTATATTTGTTTTTTTATCTTGAGACATATAGATAGTAACGTCAGAATTCAGGGATTGTGACGCGCATTTACTGTGGTATCTATGGATCTTATCACTAGAACATCCCTCTATAAATACAAGAACTACTATTATATAAATTATCGATCTGCTATCTATTAGCATAATAGATGTGCTAAACTCCTCTGCTCCCTGCTTATTTTCTATTGATAATTTATTTTTTTAAGAATCATACAATATACGAATAACACATATGCACTCGACATTAATATTAAACACATTTTATATAATCAAATAAATAACTCATAAATTTAACATACATTCCAATACATCGTATTGGTAGCCAAGTATATAATACTTACTTAATACACACAACAATAGAATTATTTTTAGTAATTTTTTAAAATCATTATTATATATTTTTAATATCTACACATTTTTTGTCTTATAGAAAAAAATCACTAGTGTATAGTATATATAAAAAAATAAATAAGTATCTTATAAAACTGGAATAATTTCGTATTTTTTATAAATCATTAATGTTTATATTCAATATACATGTCAAATATAAATGCCATACGATAATATATATCCTCGTTTTTATATAAAATCTGATGATACTGGTTATAGTAATTTGCTAATAGATAGTAAATATCAGAATATCACATACATTTTGTGTATCAATTTAGATAGAGTTAGTCACACATCATGATAACCGTAATAATAATTAAAATAATTCTTAGATAAATCTATCGTATCGATAGATTTATATGTAAACTATGAAATAGAAATATACGTATTTTATTATTTTAATAAAATATTTAACGTGTTAATAACACGACTGCTATACACGCAATACCTTCAGATCGGCCGATATATCCCAGTGTGTCAGTCGTAGTGGCTTTTATATTAATACTAGTTACTGAACAATTTAAGTCTTGAGATAAATGATG
It encodes:
- the alaS gene encoding alanine--tRNA ligase, which produces MYKNIDDIRQEFLNFFKKKGHEIVSSSTLIPNSDRTLLFTNSGMNQFKNIFLGIDKPLFKRVATAQRCVRAGGKHNDLNNVGYTERHLTFFEMLGNFSFGDYFKNEAIQFAWELLTDVNWFNLSKNKLWVTVHNCDGESYNIWSKKIDIPNEHIVRIGNNTNDFCDSDNFWQMGNIGPCGPCSEIFYDRGDRFQGGPPGSLEEFGERYVEIWNLVFMQFDRQESGHLLSLPMLSVDTGMGLERITSILQGVNSNFSIDVFRKLISSISRIMKINDIYINRSVYVIADHIRTCSFLIQDGVLPANEGRGYVLRRIIRRAILHGKRLGVNDIFFYKLVSPLIKYMQHIADTLHEKKDFIAEILLSEEKLFQDTLKRGLELLEKQLIRLKGNCLNGEIAFNLYDTYGFPLELTQDVCLKRGIHVDQAGFDQAMLTQKKYTKELNKCDINYEKLSFCNISSIFVGYDQLICKSRVIALFQNNKSINKIYTKEEGIVILNNTPFYGESGGQIGDCGQLNTMSGFFQVINTKKYGQTIGHLGIVNRGTISVGEEIVAQVDQHKRKCISLNHSATHLLHAALSQVLGSHVTQKGSLVNDRYLRFDFYHHATMTTTQMNTVENIVNEQIWKNTPITVDIMPIEAARNSEAVILINKQYDKEVRVLKIGNFSTELCGGTHAEHTGEIGIFVITKECSIAAGIRRVEAVTNNVALSVIHQYKMLLRNIFQSTQSDDKNILSKIYEFKCRYQKLEKEIDSLRNQQIIQQSLSFIKDIYYIKDVRILIKQVVNMSPKTLFNMTDCIKHQLKSGVIVLINLNTNNKINLVAAVTKDLIERNRINALSLVQCIINILGGKGGGRPDFAQAGINNMATASKISIEVNSLLHNIL